Sequence from the Chloroflexota bacterium genome:
TCGGGTCATGAGCGCCCGCATGATCTCGACGAGCCGCTTCTGGCCCCCGCTGAGATTGCCCGCGTAGTCGGATTCCCTGGCCTCCATGCCGAACCGCGCGAGGAGCTCACGGGCCCGCTCGACGAGCTCGCGCTCCACCGCGCCCCAGTACCGCTCGCCGAGGAGCGCGCCCCACAGGCTGTCGCCGCGCTCGTGTCTGGTGGCGGCGAGGAGGTTCTCGAGGACGGTGAGGCGCGGGAACTCGCTCGACAGCTGGAACGTGCGGGTGAGGCCGAGCCGGGCCCGCTCGTGGACCGCGAGGGACGTGACGTCGCGACCGTCGAACGTCACCGTCCCGCCGGTCGGGGCGATCGCGCCGGCGACGATCCCAAGGACGGTCGACTTGCCGGCGCCGTTCGGCCCGATCAGCCCCCGGATGCCGCCCGGGCGCACGTCGAACGAGACGCCGTCGACCGCCTGGAGTCCCCCGTACGAGCGCCGCAGGTCCCGGATCGAGAGGAGCGCGCCAGTGGCCGGTGTCGCACCACCGGCCACCGGCGATGGCGAGAGCGTCATCCGGCGCCTCGCGATGGACGCTCGGTCGATCGGGCGAAGATCCGCCGTCGCTCCGGGACGATGCCCTGCGGCCGGAACCACAGGAAGGCGAGGATGAGCACCGCGATGACGATCCACTGCAGTGCGTCGACGAGGACCGGGTTGCCGATCTGCGGCAGGAACCGGGTCGCCTCGTTGAACGCGACCGGGACGAGGAGCGCCCCGACGGCGGCGCCGAAGTTGTTGCCGCGCCCACCGATGATGACCGCGGCGAAGACGACGAGCGTCTCCGGGTAGAGCCACGCCGACGGCGCCCACAGGCCGATGAACCCGACGAGCATCCCGCCGCTCGCCGCCGCGATGACGCCGCCGACGACGAACATGAGGAGGCGCAGCCGGGCGACGTCCTTGCCGACCGCCGCCGCGGCCGCCTCGTTCTCGCGAACGGACCGCAGGCTCCGTCCGAACGGCGAGTTCACGATCCGCTGGACGAAGAGGAACGTGACGAGGGCCACGACGGCGACGAGGCCGACGTACAGCCACGACTCGAGGAGTGGGTCCACGCCGAGGCCGTCGAGCGGGTTCGGGACGAGGGAGACGCCGGCCGATCCGTTGAAGATCGGGATGGCGTTCGAGACGACGGTCGTCGCCATGATCGACACGACGAGCATGACGACGGCTTCGTAGTCGCTGCGGAGTTTGCGGAGGCTGATGAGGCCGATGATGAGCGCGAGGAGCCCGCCGGCGATCCCGGCGCCGATGACGGTGATCGGGAACGGCAGGCCGAAGCCGAGGATGTACTGCTGGAACCCGCCGTTGGCCGTGTCGGGCGGCAGGGCGAGGACGGCGGCGGTGTAGGCGCCCGCCGCCTGGAAGAGGATGAACGCGACGTTGAGGAGCCCCGTCACCCCGTACTGGAGGTTGAGTGCCCAGCAGGCCATCATGTCCACGCCGGCATAGACGAGCAGCGTCGTGAGGTAGTACGCGACGGCGGTGCTCATCGGTCAGGCGTTCGATCGGACAAGGGAGAGGATGCCCTGTGGCCGGAGCAGCAGGACCACGACGAGGATGAGGAACGCGATGACGTCCTTGTAGCTCGGCGTGATGATCACGGCGCCGATCTCCGTGGCGAGGCCGACGATGAGGGCGCCGATCATCGCCCCGTTCGGCTGGCCGACTCCGCCGAGCACGGCCACGGCGATGACGACGACGAGGAACGTGCTCCCGGTCACCGCCGTGAACGATGCGGTGTTGATGACGAGGACCACGCCCGCGATCCCGCACAGGGCACCCGAGATCGCCCAGACGATGTCCGTCACGCGATCCGTCCGGATGCCGCAGCTCCGGGCGAGGGGAGCATTCGCCGCCGACGCCCGCATCGCCTTCCCGAGACGCGTACGGGTGAGGAGGATCGCCAGGGCGGCCATCGCGAGGACGGCGATGACCATGACGACGACCTGCGAGACGGTAAGGACGATCGAGCCGAGGCGGAGCGTCGGGCCCGGATCCATCTGGTAGCTGAACGCGGTGGGGCCGCCGATCCCGAGGAGCGTGTTCTGGATCGCGAGGCCCACGGCGAGCGACACGATGACCATCCCGAACGGCGACGTCCCGCGGCGAAGGAACGGCGTGTACACGATCCGGTTGAGGGCCACGGAGGCGACTGCTCCGAAGAGGCCGCCGATGAGGATCGCGATCCAGATGCTGACGCCGAAGGAGTTGGCGACGTAGGCGACGAACGCCGAGGCCGTCATGAGATCCCCGTACGCCAGGTTGAGGATGTTCGTGATGCCGAACTGCATCGTGAAGCCGACCGCGGCGATGGCGAGGATGCTCGCGGTGACGAGCCCGAAGCCGAAGGCGGCGGCGTAGAGGTCGAGGGACACGTCGTCTCCGGGTCGCTGTCGGGGAGGCTGACGATCAGGGGGTGGTGGATCGGCGCTCCCGGTCGGGCTGGGACTCGACCGGGAGCGCGAGTCGAAGGAGGATCTGCTGATTGACCTACGGCGCGGCGGCCTGCATGTCGGCAGCGGAGATCGAGCCCGTCGTCGTGATCGAGCCGTCCGTGCCGTACTTCACGACGCTGAAGCCGCCCGGCGAGTTGTGCCACTGGTTGAGCACGGTCTGGTCTCCGGGGCCGACGAAGTCGATCGTCTGGCCCGCCTGGAGGGCCTTCACCCCGTCGGCGAAGCTGTGGACGACCGTCGCGCCCGGCGATGCGGTGCAGACCTTCGCGATGAACGGCTGGTACGTCGCCGGGGACGTGCTGTTGGCCGCCACCATGGCGAGTGCACCGATCGTCACCGAGTCGTAGATGTGCATCGTGTACGGCACGGTGAGGTACTGGGTGATGTTCGACATCTGGGCCGTCGAGGCGTTGATCCCGGCGGCGAACGGGTCGTACGGCGCTCCGCTGAGGATGACCGACGGGTTATCTGCCGAGTAGGCCGCCGCGAGGTCCGCCGCGCCGACCGGGCCGGACGCCGCCTTCCACCACAGGGGATCCACGGTGGCGTCCGTCCCGACGATCGGAAGGAGCTTGCCGTTGTTGAGCTGCTTGAGCTCGGAGAGGTAGGTCCCGGCCGTCTGGCCGTCAGTCTCGGTGATGATCGCGTCCGGATGGGTGGCGAGGAGCTGGGTGATCTCGGTCCGGTAGGAGCTCTGGTCGAGGGCGATGGCCTGGTTGATGGCGATCGTGCCGCCGAGCTTCTGGAATGCCTTGGTGACCGTCGGCACCGTCCCCTGGGAACCGATGTCGTTGCCGAACACGAGGGCGACGTTCTTGTAGCCGAGGTTGTGGGCGATGATCGCGACAGCGACGCCGGTGAGGTTGTCGGCCGCGATGAGCCGGTAGTAGTACTGGAACGTCGACTTGTCGAACTCGGCCTGGCCACTCACGGAGAACATGACCATCGGGGCCCGGTTGAGGATCGGGACGACGGACGATGCCTCATCCGAGGTGACGCCGAAGACGAGCGCGAGGTTCGGGTTCGTGGCGAGCATCTGCTGCGCCGCGGGGACGGCATCGGCCGGATCGCCACGGGTGTCGAAGCTCTGGCAGTTGACGGGATGACCGAGGACGCCGCCGGCCGAGTTGATGTTGCTCGCCCCGGCGTAGCAGCCGGCCAGATAGCGCGGTCCGAGGAACGCGTCCGGCCCGGTGAACGGCGCCAGGTCGCCGAAGACGAGCGGCGCGCCGGGGGTGGCGCTCGCCGCAGCGACACTCGCGGGCGCCGACGGCGCACCGCTCGCCGCGGCCGGGGATGCGGTGGGTGCAGGAGTGGCGCTGCTGCCCGAGCACGCGCCGACCAGTGCTCCGACGATCGCCAGGGCGACCATCCGGCTGCCGATCCTGCCGAAGACGCCGGTGATCATGTGCACGCCTCCTCCGAGTGATGCGACCTCCGTCGCTGCGGGCGCACTGTAGGACGCCGATAGTCGACTGTCAACTCCAGAAACGATTACCAAGGGCTTGATAGAATCCACCGATGGCTCGCCGCGGACCCGCCAAGACCCTCACGGAGGGCGTGTACCTCCAGCTGCGTGCGGACGTGCTCGCCGGCCGGTTGTCGCCCGGCGAGCCGCTCAAGGCCGCCGAGATCAGCACCCGGTTCGCGGTCAGCGTCGCGGTGGTCCGCGAGGCACTCACCCGTCTCACCGAACAGGGGCTCGCACAGTCGGAGCCGAATCGCGGGTTCGTCGTCACCCCGCTCTCCCACGACGTGCTGCAGGCGCTCGTGGGGGCTCGTGCCATCAACGACGGGGCGGCCCTCCGCAGTTCGATGGAACGAGGCGATCTCGATTGGGAGGCAAACGTCCTCGCCGCCCATCACCGCCTCGCTGGGACACCAGAGTACGAGACCGATGATCCGGCCCGCATCACGGAAGACTGGGCCGCCGCCCACACCATGTTCCACGCCAGCCTCCTTCAGGCATGCGGGAACGCGACGCTCCTCGATATCTGCGCCCGGCTGTGGAGCGCGACGGAGCTGTACCGACGGTGGTCGCTGCCGCAGGACGCCCGCCGCGACGTGCGGGCCGAGCACGCTGCCCTCATGACGGCCGCGCTCGACCGCGATGTCCCGCGAGCCGTGGAGCGCCTGCTCGCCCACATGTACCGCACGACGGACGCCCTCCGCGAGATCACGGCCCGCACAGATTGACCGGCCCGCGCCTCGAAGCGGATCCCGCCGGGCCGTCTTCCGCGCCGCTGCGGCCGCCGCCGGATCAGGCGGCGGCGCGCGCCTGGGCCATGATCGCCTTCGCCGCGTCGATCGGGATCGCGAAGCCGAGGCCCGCGGCATTGCCGGCCGTCGCGGTGTCGATGCCGATCACTGCTCCGTTCGCGTCGACGAGCGGGCCGCCGCTGTTGCCGGGGTTGATCGCGGCGTCCGTCTGGAGAAGGTTCGTCAGCGTCCGCGGTTGCCCGGTCTGATCGTCGGCGACGGTGATCGATCGGCCCTCGGCCGAGAGGATCCCGCTCGTCACGGTGTCCGTGTACGTGCCGAGTGGGCTGCCGATGGCGACCACGAGCTGGCCGACCCTGAGCGCGTCGGATCGCCCGATGGCCGCGGTCGGAAGCCCGGTGGCACCGACCTTGACGACCGCGAGGTCCGCCGCGGGGTCGGCGACGACGACCGTCGCCGGGAGGACCCGGCCGTCGCTCAGGGTGACCGTGAGCGACCTCGCGCCTTCGACGACGTGTGCGTTCGTGAGGATGTAGCCGTCCGCGGCGTAGATGACACCGGAGCCCACCCCCACTCCCGTGCCACCGAAGCGGCCGCCCACGGCGATATCGGTGGTGATCGTCACGACGGCGGGCGTCACCGCGGCGGCGACGCTCACCACAGGATCGAGCGCGCGCGTCGCGGCGGACGAGCCGGTCGTGGCGGTCACGGCGGCTGCCTGCGCTGTGGTCACCGAGGTGCTCGACCCGATCGGTGTCGTCGTGGCGGGCGCCGCCTGAGACAGGACGACGATCGCCGTCGCGGTGGAGGCGACACTGGCGGACAGGAGCGCCGCGACGAGGACGAGGACGAGCTCGCCGCGGCGCCGCGGCGAGTGCGAAGAGTGGCCGACGTGCCCGATCGCCTCGTCTCGAGGGTCGGGCGGGGCGGGTGCGGTGAGGGGGGCGGGTGGGCCGAAGGGATCGATCGGATCGAACGGGTCCATGGCGGATGCCTCGATGCAGGTGGCCGTCGGCGGCCTGGTCCAGTGGTGGGGAGGATGAAACCGCGGACCTGTCGAACCGGTTACGGTGCGCCCCGTCGCGGGCGGTCGCGACCGACCGGCACATCCGCTACGCTCAGGACCCCGATCAGCCAGCCCGTCCGACAGGAGTCTCCGTGACGAATGTGCCCGCCGGGGTTCCGTACTGGATGACGATCGGCGACTCGCCCGAGGAGCCGCCGCTCACGGGCCGGACGGACGCCGACGTGGTCATCATCGGCGGCGGGTTCACGGGCCTGTGGACGGCGATCCACCTCACCGATACGCGGCCGGACATCCGCATCGAACTGCTCGAGCAGGAGGTGGTGGGTTTCGGGGCGAGCGGCCGGAATGGTGGCTTCTGCGAGGCGAGCCTCACCCACGGTCTCGCCAACGGCCTGCGCCACTTTCCGGATGAGATCGCGATCCTCGAACGAGAGGGAGCGGCGAATCTCCGGGCGATCGTCGCCTTCACCCGCGACCACTGGATCGACTGCGACCTCGAGGAGACCGGCACGCTCCGGGTGGCCGACCACCCGTGGCAGGTCCCGCAGTTCGAGGCCTGGGTGGGAACCGCGCGGAGTCACGGTCTCGACCTGCGCTTCCTCGATCGCGACGCGATCCAGGCGGAGGTCCACTCCCCGCGCTGGCTCGCCGGGATCGCCGCCCCGCCTACCGACAACGTCATGATCGACCCGGCAAAGCTCTGCCGGGGCCTCAAGCGCGTCGCACTCGAGCGCGGGGTGCGGATTCGCGAACGGACGCCGGCGATGTCCATCGAGGCCGCCCGCGGCGGCGTGGCGGTCGCGACGAGCCGCGGGCTCGTGCGGGCCGGTCACGCGGTCGTCGCGACCTCCGCGTACTCGGGCTGGCGTCGCGACCTCCGCTCGCGCTTCATCCCCGTCTACGACTACACCCTCGTCTCGGAGCCGCTGACGCCCGAGCAGCGGACGGCGATCGGGTGGCGAGGGCGCCAGGGGATGTCCGACGCGAACAACCGGTTCCACTACTTCCGGCTCACCGCCGACGACCGCATCCTGTGGGGCGGCTACGACGCGATCTACCACCCCGGAAGCCGGGTCGGGCCGGCGTACGACACCCGGGCGGCGACGTTCGCCCTCCTCGAGCGGCAGTTCCACGAGACATTCCCCCAGCTCTCGACCCTCCCCTTCCCGTACCGCTGGGGCGGCGCGATCGATACGACGACGCGCTTCACGGTGAGCGTCGGCACGAGCATGGGCGGTCGGGTCGTCCACGCCCTCGGCTACACAGGCCTCGGCGTCGGAGCGAGCCGCTGGGCGGCCGGCCTCGTCCGCGATCACATCCTCCGCCCGGATTCGGACCTGCTCAGGCTCCGCTTCGCCCGGTCCCGCCCGTTGCCGTTCCCGCCGGAGCCGCTCCGGACGCTCGCCGTCGCGGTCATGCAGCGTGAGCTGGCCCGCGCGGACCGCGACGACGGGCGTCGCGGTCTCGTCCTTCGGACGCTCGACCGGATCGGGATCGGCTTCGACAGCTGACCGGTCCGCGGACCGGCGCTCCCCTACCGGATCGCGGCCCGCCCGCGACGGGCGACCGCGTCGATCGTCACCGCGGCGAGGAGGACGATCCCGGTGATCATCGACTTCACGGCCGGGTCGAACGAGAGGAGGTCCATCCCGTTCGAGATCGACTGGATGACGAGGATCCCGAGCAGCGCCGCCCAGACCGTGCCCCGACCGCCGAACAGGCTCGTCCCGCCGATGACCGCCGACGCGATGGCGTTGAGGAGGACGGGGCCGCTCCCCGTGGATTGGGCGACGCCGAGGAGCCGCGAGGCGGCGAGCACACCACCCCACGCGGACATCGTCGAGGCGATGACGAAGACGGTCACCCGGACCCGGTCGACCGGGATGCCGGCCCGCCGGGCGGCCTCGGCGTTCCCGCCCACGGCGAAGACCATCCGCCCGAAGCGCGTCCGCTTGACGATGTAATCCATGGCGACGATGACGCCGACGAACAGGACGAGCGAGAGCGGCAGGCCCCGATCCTGCTGCAGGACGAAGAGGGCGACGAAGACGAAGATCGCCACCACTGTGATCCGGATGACGAGGGCCGGGGCACCCTCCGCGCCGAGCCCGGCGGCGAGACGGCTGCGGCGGGTGAGGAGCCACGAACCGGCAAGGTAGAGAACGAAGAGGACGCCGAGGCCCCAGGCGGCGATGCCGTTGAAGAACGTGCCGGCGAATCCGACGAGGAACGGGTCGCGGATGTTGATCGTCCCGGTGTCGCCGAGGATGAAGAGGAGGGCACCCTCCCAGCCGATGAGACCGGCCAGGGTAACGACGAACGACGGGATCCGGAACCGCGTGATCCAGAGGCCCTGGAGGAGGCCGATCGCGACGCCCGAGCCGAGCCCGGCGAGGACGGCGACGGGGCCCGGGAGCCCCATCTTCACGTTGACGACGGCCATGATCGCCGAGGTGACGCCGCTGACGATGCCGATCGTCAGGTCGATCTCGCCGAGCAGGAGGACGAAGACGACGCCGATCGCCATCGTCCCCACCGGCGCCATCTGGAGGGCGAGGTTCACGAGGTTCTCGGGCTTGAGGAAGATCCCGTTCGAAGCCCAGAAGAAGATGCCCCAGATGAGGATGAGCCCGATGACGACCGGCAACTGGCCGATGTCGCCCTGCCGGACGCGCCGCCGGTAGCCGGCGATGGCGCCGCCGAGACCGGGCTGCTCGCCGATGAGTCGCGGATCGGTGGGGAGCGTGCTGGCTGACATCAGTCGACTCCCTGGCCCGCGGCCGAGCTCGTGGCGCCATCCCCGTTCGACACCGCGCGGGCAGCGACGCTCTCGCCCGGGACGGCACCGGTCATGAGGCCGACGAGCTGCTCGCGGCCGACCGTCTTCGCGTCGTAGGTGCCGACGAAGCGGCCGAGCCGGAGAACGGTCACCCGATCCGCCACCTCGAACACGTCGGCGAGGTTGTGGCTGATGAGGACGACGGCATGGCCCTCCTCGCGGAGCCGCTTGACAAGGTCCAGCACCTCCTTGGTCTGTGCCACGCCAAGAGCCGCGGTGGGCTCGTCGAGGACGACGACCCGGTTCTCCCAGAGCACGCTCCGGGCGACGGCGACGGACTGGCGCTGGCCGCCGGAGAGCGACGCGATCGGCGTCCGGACGCTCGGGATCTTCACGGACAGGCGGCGGAGGACTTCGATGGATCGACGCTCCATCCCGACCTCGTCGAGAAGCCCGGCGGGACCGGCCGGGCGGCCGGCCTCCCGGCCGAGGAAGAGGTTCGCGACGACATCGAGGTTGTCGCACAGGGCGAGGTCCTGGTAGACGGTCGCGATCCCGAGGGCGGTCGCGTCCTTCGGGCTGTGGATCGCGACCTCGCGGCCGTCGAACCGGATCGTTCCGGCGTCGGCCGGGAAGATCCCGGAGATCACCTTGATGAGGGTCGACTTACCGGCCCCATTGTCCCCGACCAGCGCGACCACCTCGCCCTGGAAGACGTCGAAGCGGACGTCCATCAGGGCCTGGACGGCCCCGAAGGTCTTGCTGATCCCCGACAACTCCAGGAGCGGCGTGCCCGAGACTCCGACCATCGTCTCCTCCGCGGAATCGAAGCGGCGAGGAGCTGGTCGCTCCCCGCCGCGTATCTTGCGCTCGAACGGCGGCGGCCGCCCGACCCTGCGGTCAGGCGGCCGTCGGGTCGAGGCGCGCTACTTGACGCCGGCCGCCGTGCAGGCGGCCTGGAACGCGCTCGTGCAGATCTGCGAAACGGTGTTCGCTCCGTAGAACTGGTCCTTGACGACCGAGTTCTCGACGGAGGTGGTGCCGTTGCTCCCGTCCACGGTCACGGCGATCGGGGTGAGCAGGATCGATGGGACGTCGATCGTACCGTTGTTCACGGTCGAGGTCGACGTCGGGACGGTCCCGCCGAGGAGCTGGCAGGCGAGGTCGGCGGCCTGGGCGGCCTCCGGCTGGATCGCCTTGTAGACGGTCATGTACTGCTGGCCGGCGACGATCCGCTGGATCGCGTCGAGCTGGGCGTCCTGGCCCGTCATCGGCTTGGTCTTGGGATCGATGCCTGCAGCCTGCTCGGCCGCGTAGACGCCGCCCGCGCCGCCGTCGTTGGCGACGTAGACGCCGTCGTAGCCGGCAGCGCCGAACTGGGTGATGGCCGCTTCCATGATGGCCTGGGCCTCTTCAGGCTTCCAGTTCGCCATGGCGTCTTCCTTGACGATCGTCACCTTGCCGTCGAGGACCTTGTGGGCGCCCTGCTTGAAGAGCGTCGCATTGTTGTCCTGCGGCGAGCCGTTGATCCAGACGAGCTTGGGGTTCGTCTTGCCGTCGGCGGTGAGCTTGGCGAGGAGGGCCGTTCCCTGGAGTTCGCCAACCTTCTCGTTGTCGAAGGAGATGTAGTAGTCGGGCTTCGAGTTGGCCGCGGTGATGAGCCGGTCGTAGCTGATGACCTTGATGCCCTTGGCCGCCGCGTCGGTCATGACCTGACCGAGCGACTTGCCGTCCTGCGCGTCGAGCACGAGGACCTTGGCGCCCTTGGCGATCTCGGCCTCTGCCTGCTGCTGCTGCGTCGGCGCGTCGCCGCCGGCGTTCTGGTAGTCGAGCGTCGCGTTCGGGCAGACCTTCGCGAACTCGGCCGCGAAGAAGGGCTTGTCCGCCGCTTCGTAGCGAGCGGTCTGCTTCTCCGGGAGCAGCAGGGCGACGATGCCCGTCGCGCTGCTGCCGCCCGCGGCGCTCGACGCGCTCGGGCTGGGGGTCGCCGCGCTGCTGCATGCCGCCGCCACGACGGCTGTGACCGCGATCACCGCGGCCACGCGCTTGAGACTGGATACCATGCTCGGGGTCCTCCTCCAACACGTCGGGATCGCTGATGCGAGTCCCGTCCGTCCGGTCGTCGACCTCGACGACCGTGCCTGTGATCTCCTGGTATCGTGCCACCGATCGCGATCCGGTACCGCCGGCTCACGCCGGCACGCCGGCCTTCACCTCCTTTCCGACGAGGCGGCCGAGGGTGCCGGCCGGTCCGCTCGGCAGACCGGCGTCGGTGAGCGACGTCGGGTCGTCGAGGATCTGTTCGAAGGCGAGCTCGGCGGCGCCGTGGAGCGGGGCATCGAGCCCGAGCGCCGTCGGGACGATCTCGACCATCGAGCGAGGGGCCGCCATGGCGAGCTCGTCGAGGATCGCCTCGATCTGCGCGTCGACGAACGGGTGGATCGCTGCGAACCGCCCGCCGAGAGCGATCCGGCGAGGATTGAAGATATTGACGATGCCGGCCAGGCCGACGCCGAGCCACCGACCGACGGCTTCGAGAGCGGCGAGCGCTCGGGGGTCGCCACGCCCGGCCGCATCGAGGACGGCATCGAAGCCGGGCCTGCCACCGGCCGCGCCGAGCGATCCCGCATGGCCGAGGAGGGCGTCCTCGCCGATCTCCGTCTCCCAGCAGCCGCGGGCCCCGCAGTGGCAGGTCCGTCCGTCTGGACGGACCGAGAGGTGGCCGATCTCACCGGCGAAACCGGAGACGCCGGTGAGCGGCCGACCGTCGGCGATGATCCCGGCGCCCACGCCTACCTCACCCCACAGACAGATGAAGTGATCGCAGCCGGCACCGGCGCCTCGCACGTGCTCGGCGAGGGCCGCGAGATCGCCGTCGTTCGCGACGTGGACCGGGACCGCAAGCGGCAACGCCGTCCGGAGGAGGCGAGCGAAAGGTGCCTCCCGCCAGCCGAGGTTCGGGCCCACCATGACGACCCCGTCGCGTCTCCGGACGACGCCGGCGACGGCCACCCCCACGGCGACGATGCGTGGCGGCCGGACGGCCCCGGTGGGGTGAGCGTCGTCCGTGGGAGTCCGTGTGAGGCCTCCGAGCAGCGGCGACGAGAGCGCAACGAGCGCCTCAACGGTCGCCTCCGGCGAGAGCGGCGTCCGCGAGCGGTCCGTCCGCGTCGTCGCCCGCACGAGT
This genomic interval carries:
- a CDS encoding ROK family transcriptional regulator; amino-acid sequence: MRDESASIGQRRPERVPQDDVRRRNLSQVLRRIHVGGPASRSRLAAYTGLNRSTVGALVADLAARGLVRERHPGTVGIPGRPSPVVEPNPDGPAVLALEVFADSLAAATIGIGGLVRATTRTDRSRTPLSPEATVEALVALSSPLLGGLTRTPTDDAHPTGAVRPPRIVAVGVAVAGVVRRRDGVVMVGPNLGWREAPFARLLRTALPLAVPVHVANDGDLAALAEHVRGAGAGCDHFICLWGEVGVGAGIIADGRPLTGVSGFAGEIGHLSVRPDGRTCHCGARGCWETEIGEDALLGHAGSLGAAGGRPGFDAVLDAAGRGDPRALAALEAVGRWLGVGLAGIVNIFNPRRIALGGRFAAIHPFVDAQIEAILDELAMAAPRSMVEIVPTALGLDAPLHGAAELAFEQILDDPTSLTDAGLPSGPAGTLGRLVGKEVKAGVPA